In Kordia antarctica, the following proteins share a genomic window:
- the rpsL gene encoding 30S ribosomal protein S12: protein MPTISQLVRKGRAKITKKSKSAALDSCPQRRGVCTRVYTTTPKKPNSAMRKVARVRLTNGKEVNAYIPGEGHNLQEHSIVLVRGGRVKDLPGVRYHIVRGALDTAGVEGRTQRRSKYGAKRPKK, encoded by the coding sequence ATGCCAACAATTTCACAATTAGTAAGAAAAGGAAGAGCCAAAATAACTAAGAAGAGTAAATCGGCTGCTTTAGATTCTTGTCCTCAGAGACGTGGAGTTTGTACACGTGTTTACACGACAACGCCAAAAAAACCGAATTCAGCAATGCGTAAAGTTGCAAGAGTTCGTTTAACAAATGGTAAGGAAGTGAACGCATACATTCCAGGTGAAGGACACAATCTACAAGAGCACTCGATAGTATTAGTTAGAGGTGGAAGGGTAAAAGATTTACCAGGAGTTAGATATCATATCGTTCGTGGAGCTTTAGACACCGCTGGTGTAGAAGGTAGAACACAGCGTAGATCTAAGTACGGTGCAAAACGCCCAAAGAAGTAA
- a CDS encoding BamA/TamA family outer membrane protein encodes MNSQTLKVKGSTADEQQIIDVTNYKQAHENIKSIVDELNYLQKSFFNVGYFDASYSKVLKINDSTYQSTFKLNTKYTSLKVSYNKDKIDGSLLSAFTFDYTDTHFNIAPENLTPFLEALIENFQNTGNPFAEAQLKNISKKGAIVFADLDIEVIKKRRLDKIVIKGYEKFPKAYTKHYLRLTSKVFNKEEITKQTKRIDQLPFARQIKDPELLFTKDSTTLYVYIEKVKSNFFDGFIGFNSDEDTGSLKLNGYLDLKLVNNLNAGEQFNILWKNDGNKQTKFLADLKIPYIFNSPIGINAALDIFKRDSLFTTVNTTFKAFYQINQNNQVHIGIQQTESNNLLDDNTNTAIDDYKSFFTTVGYTFAKRNNNFNLFQDKVIVSLEGQLGSRKNDSEKNEQTKFSFTGNYLWQLNNRNFIYVNNTSEALISDKYLTNEKLRLGGIQSIRGFNENSLEATLYSTVNTEYRYILSQNSYVHSIIDFTYLQDDLTQTDVKLYGFGFGLGIRSKSGLLKINYAVGKTDNSSIKLSESKVHISLSTSF; translated from the coding sequence ATGAACAGTCAAACATTAAAGGTAAAAGGAAGCACAGCTGATGAGCAACAAATTATTGATGTAACTAATTATAAGCAAGCGCACGAAAATATAAAATCTATTGTAGATGAATTGAATTATTTACAGAAATCGTTTTTTAATGTTGGTTATTTTGATGCTTCATATTCCAAAGTTTTAAAGATTAATGATTCTACCTATCAAAGCACCTTCAAACTGAATACAAAATATACTTCTTTAAAGGTGTCTTATAATAAGGACAAAATCGACGGAAGTCTACTTAGTGCATTTACTTTTGATTATACAGATACACATTTTAATATCGCGCCAGAGAATTTGACACCTTTTTTAGAAGCACTGATTGAGAATTTTCAAAATACTGGAAATCCATTCGCGGAAGCGCAACTTAAAAATATTAGCAAGAAAGGCGCTATTGTTTTTGCAGATTTAGATATTGAAGTTATTAAAAAGCGTCGTTTGGACAAGATTGTAATTAAAGGATACGAGAAATTCCCAAAAGCATATACCAAACATTATTTACGGTTGACCTCAAAAGTGTTTAATAAGGAAGAAATTACAAAACAAACGAAACGCATAGATCAATTGCCTTTTGCGCGTCAAATTAAAGACCCAGAATTGTTATTTACAAAAGACTCCACTACCTTATATGTATACATTGAAAAAGTGAAGAGTAATTTTTTTGATGGTTTTATTGGATTTAACTCAGATGAAGATACCGGAAGTTTGAAATTAAATGGATATCTCGATTTGAAATTAGTCAATAATTTGAATGCTGGTGAACAGTTTAATATTTTATGGAAGAATGATGGAAATAAGCAAACTAAGTTTTTAGCAGATTTGAAGATTCCATATATTTTTAATTCTCCTATCGGGATTAATGCCGCACTCGATATTTTTAAGCGCGATTCACTTTTTACAACTGTAAATACTACTTTTAAAGCGTTTTATCAGATTAATCAAAATAATCAAGTTCATATTGGAATTCAACAAACTGAATCTAATAATCTTTTAGATGATAACACAAATACGGCAATTGACGATTATAAGAGTTTTTTCACTACTGTTGGCTATACTTTTGCAAAAAGAAATAATAATTTTAATCTTTTTCAAGATAAAGTTATTGTCAGTTTAGAAGGACAACTTGGAAGTCGTAAAAATGATTCAGAAAAGAACGAACAAACAAAGTTTTCTTTTACTGGAAATTATTTATGGCAATTGAACAATCGGAACTTTATTTATGTAAATAATACATCTGAAGCATTAATTTCTGACAAATATTTAACCAACGAAAAGTTACGTTTAGGAGGAATTCAGTCGATTCGCGGATTTAACGAAAATAGCCTTGAAGCTACACTTTACAGTACTGTTAACACAGAATATAGATACATTCTTTCACAAAATTCTTACGTGCACTCCATTATTGATTTCACGTATTTACAAGACGATTTGACGCAAACTGACGTGAAGTTATACGGTTTTGGTTTCGGACTTGGAATTCGATCAAAATCGGGTCTTTTAAAAATTAATTATGCGGTTGGAAAAACGGATAATTCTTCTATTAAACTATCTGAATCTAAGGTGCATATAAGCTTGTCAACTTCCTTTTAA
- the fusA gene encoding elongation factor G — MARDLKFTRNIGIAAHIDAGKTTTTERVLYYTGVSHKIGEVHDGAATMDWMEQEQERGITITSAATTCTWQFPLENAEPTPDTKDYHFNIIDTPGHVDFTVEVNRSLRVLDGLVFLFSAVDGVEPQSETNWRLADNYKVPRIGFVNKMDRQGSDFMMVCTQVKEMLGSNAVPIVLNIGDEENFKGIVDLVKNRAIVWHDETQGATFDVIEIPEDMKEEARKYRALLIEEVASYDEDLLEKFMEDEDSITEEEVHSALRAAVMDMAIIPMICGSAFKNKGVQFLLDAVCRYLPSPMDKDGIVGMNPDTEKEELRKPDVNEPFAALAFKIATDPFVGRLAFFRAYSGRLDAGSYVLNNRSGKKERISRIYQMHANKQNSIDFIEAGDIGAAVGFKSIKTGDTLSDEKHPIVLESMDFPDPVIGIAVEPKTKADVDKLGMALGKLAEEDPTFQVKTDEASGQTIISGMGELHLDIIVDRLRREFKVEVNQGEPQVEYKEALTKTAQHRETYKKQSGGRGKFGDIVFEMGPADEDFEGSGLQFVDQIKGGRIPKEFIPSVEKGFKAAMQNGPLAGFEMDTMKITLKDGSFHAVDSDALSFELAAKLGYKAAAKAAGAVILEPIMKMDVVTPEENMGDIVGDLNRRRGQVNAMDDRAGAKVVKADVPLSEMFGYVTTLRTLSSGRATSTMEFSHYAQTPSNISEDVIAKSKGVTA; from the coding sequence ATGGCTAGAGATTTAAAATTTACAAGAAACATAGGTATTGCTGCGCATATTGATGCTGGTAAAACCACTACGACTGAGCGTGTATTGTATTATACAGGTGTAAGTCATAAAATTGGTGAAGTGCATGATGGTGCTGCAACAATGGACTGGATGGAGCAAGAGCAAGAACGTGGTATTACAATTACGTCTGCTGCTACAACATGTACATGGCAGTTTCCTTTAGAAAATGCAGAACCAACACCAGATACAAAAGATTATCATTTCAACATTATTGATACTCCAGGACACGTTGATTTTACTGTTGAAGTAAATCGGTCATTACGTGTATTGGATGGTTTAGTTTTCTTATTTAGTGCAGTTGATGGTGTTGAGCCACAATCTGAAACTAACTGGAGACTTGCCGATAACTACAAAGTACCAAGAATTGGATTCGTAAACAAAATGGATCGTCAAGGTTCTGACTTTATGATGGTTTGTACTCAAGTTAAAGAAATGTTAGGTTCAAATGCTGTGCCTATCGTTCTTAATATTGGAGACGAAGAAAATTTCAAAGGTATTGTTGACTTAGTAAAGAATAGAGCTATCGTATGGCATGATGAAACTCAAGGGGCAACTTTTGACGTTATCGAAATTCCAGAAGATATGAAAGAAGAAGCTCGTAAATATCGTGCGCTTTTAATTGAAGAAGTAGCAAGTTATGACGAGGATCTTTTAGAAAAATTCATGGAAGATGAAGATTCTATTACAGAAGAAGAAGTGCATTCTGCGCTGCGTGCTGCTGTAATGGATATGGCAATCATTCCAATGATTTGTGGTTCTGCCTTTAAAAATAAAGGAGTACAGTTCTTATTAGATGCTGTATGTCGTTATTTGCCTTCTCCAATGGACAAGGATGGTATTGTAGGGATGAATCCTGATACAGAAAAAGAAGAATTGCGTAAACCAGATGTCAATGAGCCGTTTGCTGCATTAGCATTTAAAATTGCTACAGATCCTTTTGTAGGTCGTTTAGCATTCTTTAGAGCATACTCTGGTCGTTTAGATGCAGGTTCGTACGTTTTAAATAACCGTTCTGGTAAAAAAGAACGTATTTCTCGTATCTATCAAATGCATGCTAACAAGCAAAATTCAATCGATTTTATCGAAGCAGGAGATATTGGAGCGGCTGTAGGTTTTAAAAGTATTAAAACTGGAGATACGCTTTCTGATGAAAAACATCCAATTGTTTTAGAATCTATGGACTTCCCTGATCCGGTAATCGGTATCGCGGTTGAACCTAAGACGAAAGCAGATGTTGATAAATTAGGAATGGCTTTAGGTAAACTAGCTGAAGAAGATCCTACTTTTCAAGTTAAAACTGATGAGGCTTCTGGACAAACAATTATATCTGGAATGGGTGAACTTCACTTAGATATTATTGTAGATCGTTTAAGACGTGAATTTAAGGTTGAAGTAAATCAAGGAGAACCACAAGTAGAATACAAAGAAGCATTAACTAAAACCGCTCAGCACAGAGAAACTTACAAGAAACAATCTGGTGGACGTGGTAAGTTTGGAGATATTGTTTTCGAAATGGGACCTGCTGATGAAGATTTTGAAGGTTCTGGATTACAATTTGTTGATCAAATTAAAGGTGGTCGTATTCCTAAAGAATTTATACCATCTGTTGAAAAAGGATTCAAAGCTGCTATGCAGAATGGACCTTTGGCAGGATTTGAGATGGATACAATGAAGATTACATTAAAAGATGGATCTTTCCACGCTGTGGATTCTGATGCACTTTCATTTGAGTTGGCTGCTAAATTAGGGTATAAAGCTGCTGCGAAAGCTGCTGGAGCTGTTATTCTTGAGCCAATCATGAAAATGGATGTAGTAACACCAGAAGAAAACATGGGTGATATTGTTGGAGATTTAAACCGTCGTCGTGGTCAAGTGAACGCGATGGATGATAGAGCTGGAGCGAAAGTTGTAAAAGCAGATGTTCCGTTATCTGAAATGTTTGGATATGTAACTACATTAAGAACATTATCATCAGGAAGAGCAACATCAACAATGGAATTTTCACATTATGCACAAACTCCTTCTAATATTTCAGAAGATGTAATTGCAAAATCTAAAGGTGTAACTGCTTAA
- a CDS encoding SusC/RagA family TonB-linked outer membrane protein: MRTKFNGILTLLLALMVQLALAQEKTVKGTVSDESGVPLPAASVIVKETNLGMSTDFDGNYSIKVNQGQTLVFSYVGYDKKEIVVGALSTVNVSLSPNNQLEEVVITAQGIKKEKKALGYAVTTVNSEDLEQKADTDIGKILRGKAAGVRITGSGGVSGSGSNIIIRGQSSITGGNQPLFIVDGVPFDGSSGGANQSASSADFQSGNVSSRFADIDPNNIESVSILKGLSATALYGGEGRNGVILITTKSGKDANKKMEVTINQSIFFNKIVLPDYQNTWGNGFQNVYGAFFSNWGARFDSQATIDNAFRTSILNNFNVEPSVLFPGRTDLDSPTVAYRPYDSQEEFFKTGIINSTSINVAGALSDKGSFNASYAHVDDESFIPNNSLRRDNFSVGGTFKMSNKFTVSGKISLAKTDIRSPFTDASTGSDVTSSTAGTGGIASIWNILYLPRSVDITAPSQHPLTGESIWYRGGNDRTNPAWVLNNTQDRNSTDRVFTNFVTSYEAADWLTISYRLGLDSQNTRSRRVINKGSNDGLHPNGYLQTTSERFTIWDHSVLASIDKEINEDFGIQATIGATSKRQLFERDGSESRDQIVFGLWNHLNFSNSSTIIEGTVFADNNQTYQTYSEQNNVAVYASGTVSYKNFLYVNATARNEWNSTLEQENRSQFSPGVSVSFIPTSAFDGLRSTNGLNFLKLRAGYGTSPGFPGPYNTRGVISLVPNIFQTAGGNGTVTTGVPNFLPNPALKPELSKELEFGIETRFLDNRVGLEFTYYSRDTEDQIIQRPLAPETGYTSTFTNIGNVVNKGFEISYDITPIKTEDFQFKISGSFTKNESEVKGLDDGEQILYGGIFSTPANAAINGQPLGVIFGARIARDAEGNRLVNENGYWIQDTENGVIGDPNPDWFTTVNGGFTWKNLSFNMQWEYQKGGDIYATTVGALVGRGLVEDTDFDRTQGIILPGTRQSTGQPNDIQVTATEAYFNNIGFGVDEILIYDSTHIRLREASLSYRLPKKWLDKTPFGTVSLSVSGQNLFVKAFNTPDSVNYDPELNSLGVGNSQGFDYLTSWNSRRYGMSIKVTF, translated from the coding sequence ATGAGAACAAAGTTTAATGGAATATTGACGCTTTTGCTGGCGTTAATGGTGCAGCTCGCGCTTGCACAAGAAAAGACAGTCAAAGGGACTGTTTCCGATGAATCTGGAGTTCCGCTACCCGCGGCCAGTGTAATCGTTAAAGAAACCAATTTAGGTATGTCTACCGATTTTGATGGAAATTATTCTATCAAAGTAAATCAGGGACAGACTTTAGTATTTAGTTACGTTGGTTATGATAAGAAAGAAATCGTTGTTGGAGCTTTAAGCACTGTCAATGTATCTTTAAGTCCCAACAATCAACTTGAGGAAGTAGTTATTACTGCTCAGGGAATTAAAAAGGAAAAGAAAGCCTTAGGTTACGCAGTAACCACAGTAAACAGTGAAGACTTAGAGCAGAAAGCGGATACTGATATCGGTAAGATATTACGTGGTAAAGCTGCTGGTGTACGTATTACTGGTTCTGGAGGTGTTTCTGGTAGTGGTTCTAACATCATTATTAGAGGACAATCTTCTATTACAGGTGGAAACCAGCCGTTATTTATTGTAGATGGTGTACCGTTTGATGGTTCATCAGGTGGAGCAAACCAGTCTGCAAGTTCAGCTGACTTCCAATCAGGTAACGTAAGTAGTAGATTTGCCGACATCGATCCAAACAACATTGAAAGCGTAAGTATCTTAAAAGGTTTAAGTGCAACTGCTCTTTATGGTGGTGAAGGTCGTAATGGTGTAATCTTAATTACAACAAAATCAGGGAAAGATGCCAACAAGAAAATGGAGGTTACAATTAACCAATCTATTTTCTTTAACAAAATCGTTTTACCAGACTACCAAAATACATGGGGTAATGGTTTCCAAAACGTATACGGAGCATTCTTTAGTAACTGGGGAGCTCGTTTTGACAGTCAGGCTACTATTGACAATGCATTTAGAACGTCTATTTTAAACAACTTTAATGTTGAACCATCTGTATTATTCCCAGGAAGAACAGATTTAGACTCGCCAACTGTAGCGTACAGACCTTACGATAGTCAAGAAGAATTCTTTAAAACTGGTATCATCAATAGTACTTCTATTAATGTTGCTGGCGCACTTTCTGACAAAGGAAGTTTTAATGCTTCTTATGCACACGTAGATGATGAATCATTTATTCCTAACAACAGCTTACGACGTGATAACTTCTCTGTAGGTGGAACTTTTAAAATGTCAAATAAGTTTACTGTATCTGGAAAGATCAGTTTAGCTAAAACAGACATTAGAAGTCCTTTCACAGATGCATCTACTGGTAGTGACGTAACGTCTTCTACTGCTGGAACTGGAGGTATTGCTTCTATTTGGAATATTCTTTATTTACCACGAAGTGTAGATATTACTGCACCAAGCCAACATCCTCTTACAGGAGAAAGTATTTGGTATAGAGGTGGAAATGACCGTACAAATCCAGCTTGGGTATTGAATAATACACAAGATAGAAATAGTACTGACCGTGTATTTACAAACTTTGTAACTTCCTATGAAGCTGCTGATTGGTTGACAATTTCATACAGATTAGGTTTGGATAGTCAAAATACAAGATCAAGACGTGTTATTAATAAAGGTTCTAATGATGGTTTACATCCAAATGGATACTTACAGACAACTTCTGAAAGATTCACTATTTGGGATCATTCAGTATTAGCTTCTATTGATAAAGAAATTAATGAAGATTTTGGTATTCAAGCAACTATTGGAGCAACTTCAAAACGTCAACTTTTTGAGCGTGATGGTTCTGAAAGTAGAGATCAAATCGTATTCGGTTTATGGAATCACTTAAACTTTAGTAACTCTAGTACTATTATAGAAGGAACTGTATTTGCTGATAACAATCAGACGTACCAAACATACAGCGAACAAAACAACGTTGCAGTGTATGCTTCTGGTACAGTATCGTACAAGAATTTCTTATATGTAAATGCTACAGCTAGAAACGAATGGAACTCAACATTAGAGCAAGAAAACAGATCACAGTTTTCTCCTGGTGTTAGTGTATCTTTTATTCCTACTTCAGCTTTCGACGGACTTAGATCTACAAACGGATTAAACTTCTTAAAGCTTAGAGCTGGTTATGGTACTTCTCCAGGTTTCCCTGGTCCTTATAACACAAGAGGTGTTATTTCTTTAGTACCAAACATTTTCCAAACTGCTGGAGGAAACGGAACAGTTACAACAGGTGTTCCTAACTTCTTACCAAATCCTGCATTAAAACCAGAATTATCTAAAGAACTTGAATTTGGTATAGAAACAAGATTCTTAGACAACAGAGTTGGATTAGAGTTTACGTATTACAGCAGAGATACAGAAGATCAGATTATTCAAAGACCATTAGCTCCTGAAACAGGATATACAAGTACATTTACAAACATTGGTAATGTAGTAAACAAAGGTTTTGAAATTTCTTATGACATTACTCCTATCAAAACAGAAGACTTCCAGTTTAAAATATCAGGAAGTTTTACTAAAAATGAAAGTGAAGTAAAAGGTCTTGATGATGGAGAGCAAATCCTTTACGGAGGTATCTTTTCAACTCCTGCAAACGCAGCTATCAACGGACAACCATTAGGTGTTATTTTTGGTGCTAGAATAGCAAGAGATGCTGAAGGTAATCGTTTAGTGAACGAAAACGGATATTGGATTCAAGACACTGAAAACGGAGTAATTGGTGATCCAAATCCAGATTGGTTTACTACAGTAAACGGTGGTTTTACTTGGAAAAATTTATCATTTAACATGCAATGGGAATACCAAAAAGGTGGAGACATCTACGCTACTACAGTAGGAGCATTAGTTGGTAGAGGACTTGTAGAAGATACTGATTTTGACAGAACACAAGGTATTATATTACCTGGAACACGTCAATCAACAGGACAACCAAATGATATTCAAGTAACAGCTACGGAAGCATATTTTAACAATATTGGTTTCGGAGTTGATGAAATATTAATCTACGACTCAACACATATTAGATTAAGAGAAGCTTCTCTTAGTTACAGACTTCCTAAAAAATGGTTAGATAAAACTCCTTTCGGAACAGTTTCTCTTTCAGTATCAGGTCAAAACTTATTTGTAAAAGCATTTAACACACCTGATAGCGTAAATTACGATCCTGAATTGAACAGTTTAGGAGTTGGAAACTCTCAAGGATTCGACTACTTAACTTCTTGGAATTCCAGAAGATACGGTATGAGTATAAAAGTAACATTCTAA
- a CDS encoding SusD/RagB family nutrient-binding outer membrane lipoprotein has protein sequence MKIKHNKLFWLLGLILVFSCETTELDLLVDPNVPTPETLNENGSLNFIQFNLAEFFEEATEAGAETVRLEYMFDTYEVNFNNTNVNTGGMWRIGYADILNEIQSLVPIATNTSSHRHLGVARIIKAYTLMTLVDYFGDVPLTEALQGDSGIVFPTVDPASDVYEAAFDELDLALADFANIDGNTPNFNDLYFGEDSSTSMDKWTKLANTLKLRYYLNRRLIDQAGSLAGINTILTGGNFITSSADDFTWVSGTQGNPQSKHQYYVEEYEAANTGEYIPNYFMWALTEEKGADDPRLRYYTYRQVGSFPSDAATLDTEISCWNDPRPASYAPIDAMQAVPLPFCSLFGRGDGYWGRDHANSEGIPPDNAKRATFGVYPVGGRFDDNDASRIDSGDGLAGAGIWPIMMDSFVYFMRAEAALYLGTTDDAAAMLEQGMRSSMNTVIAFLPNPGDFSNTSDASDVNSYVAGVMSSYMAAGSDQERMNIIGKEYWLAMYGNGIEGYNLYRRTGAPGNLQPTLLGTGSFPRSFLYPSNTVDRNLNISQKPGLTVQVFWDNNPAGFIQ, from the coding sequence ATGAAAATAAAACATAACAAATTATTTTGGTTGCTAGGACTAATACTCGTATTCTCTTGTGAAACAACGGAATTAGATTTACTAGTAGACCCAAATGTACCTACTCCAGAAACATTGAATGAAAATGGAAGTTTAAACTTCATTCAGTTTAATCTTGCGGAGTTCTTTGAAGAAGCCACTGAGGCAGGTGCAGAAACTGTACGTTTAGAGTACATGTTTGACACATATGAAGTAAACTTCAATAATACAAATGTAAACACAGGAGGAATGTGGCGTATTGGATATGCAGATATCCTTAACGAAATTCAATCTTTAGTTCCAATTGCAACAAATACTAGTAGTCACAGACATTTAGGTGTTGCTAGAATCATTAAAGCTTATACATTGATGACTTTAGTTGACTATTTTGGAGATGTTCCTTTAACAGAAGCATTACAAGGTGATAGCGGAATCGTTTTCCCTACTGTTGATCCAGCATCAGACGTTTATGAAGCTGCATTTGACGAATTAGACTTAGCATTAGCTGATTTTGCTAATATTGATGGAAACACACCTAATTTTAATGATTTATACTTTGGTGAAGACAGTAGTACTTCTATGGATAAATGGACGAAATTAGCCAATACACTTAAGCTTAGATATTACTTAAACAGAAGACTTATTGACCAAGCTGGTTCATTAGCAGGAATCAATACTATACTTACTGGTGGAAACTTTATCACCAGTAGTGCTGACGATTTCACATGGGTATCTGGAACACAAGGTAATCCTCAAAGTAAGCATCAATATTATGTTGAAGAGTATGAAGCTGCAAACACAGGTGAATATATTCCTAACTACTTTATGTGGGCATTAACCGAAGAAAAAGGTGCTGATGATCCAAGACTAAGATACTACACGTACAGACAAGTTGGAAGTTTTCCTTCTGATGCTGCTACTTTAGATACAGAAATTAGCTGTTGGAATGATCCAAGACCTGCATCGTATGCACCAATTGATGCAATGCAAGCAGTTCCATTACCATTTTGCTCTCTATTTGGAAGAGGCGATGGATATTGGGGAAGAGATCATGCTAATAGTGAAGGTATTCCACCAGATAATGCAAAAAGAGCTACTTTTGGAGTATATCCAGTTGGAGGTCGTTTTGATGACAATGATGCTTCAAGAATTGATTCTGGAGATGGACTTGCAGGAGCTGGTATATGGCCAATTATGATGGATTCTTTTGTATATTTCATGAGAGCTGAAGCTGCTTTGTACTTAGGTACTACTGATGACGCCGCAGCAATGTTAGAGCAAGGAATGAGATCTTCTATGAATACAGTAATCGCATTTTTACCAAACCCAGGAGATTTTTCAAATACTTCTGATGCTTCTGACGTTAACTCATATGTAGCTGGAGTTATGTCATCATACATGGCCGCAGGAAGTGATCAAGAAAGAATGAATATCATTGGTAAAGAATACTGGTTAGCAATGTATGGTAATGGTATTGAAGGGTACAACCTTTACAGAAGAACTGGCGCGCCAGGTAATTTACAGCCTACATTACTAGGAACTGGTTCTTTTCCAAGATCATTCTTATATCCAAGTAATACAGTTGATAGAAACTTAAATATCAGTCAGAAACCAGGACTTACAGTACAAGTATTCTGGGATAACAATCCAGCAGGATTTATTCAATAA
- the rpsG gene encoding 30S ribosomal protein S7, protein MRKSKAKKRPLLPDPRFNDQLVTRFVNNLMWDGKKSVAFKIFYDAMDIVDGKKTDEEKSALELWKDALSNVMPHVEVRSRRVGGATFQIPMQIRPDRKVSIAMKWLITYSRKRNEKSMALKLASEVLAAAKEEGAAVKKRTDTHKMAEANKAFSHFRF, encoded by the coding sequence ATGAGAAAAAGTAAGGCGAAAAAAAGACCTCTTTTACCAGATCCAAGATTTAATGATCAATTAGTGACACGTTTCGTGAATAACCTAATGTGGGATGGTAAGAAGTCAGTAGCATTCAAAATTTTCTATGACGCAATGGATATTGTAGATGGAAAGAAAACAGATGAAGAGAAATCAGCTTTAGAATTATGGAAAGATGCATTATCTAATGTAATGCCACACGTAGAAGTTCGCTCTCGTAGAGTAGGTGGAGCTACGTTCCAAATTCCAATGCAAATCAGACCAGATAGAAAAGTATCTATTGCGATGAAATGGTTAATTACCTATTCACGTAAAAGAAACGAGAAGTCAATGGCTTTAAAATTAGCTTCTGAAGTATTAGCAGCTGCAAAAGAAGAAGGTGCAGCAGTTAAAAAGAGAACAGACACGCACAAAATGGCTGAAGCAAACAAAGCATTCTCACATTTTAGATTTTAA